From one Plantibacter flavus genomic stretch:
- a CDS encoding diacylglycerol/lipid kinase family protein, which yields MTRGSTPPHAAVIYNPTRIQLERVTRLVDAAAAEAGWGPTSWIPTRERSTAVDQVAEALGGGAALVIAAGGDGTVREVAGAMRHTRTPFAVVPVGTANLFARNAGIPIDTVAAVRAAFIGEDRSVDVGLIEYRNPEGVRRSTPFLVMSGFGVDADMVAHADPVLKRRFGWIAYVVPIIRGLFRRDRPRVSWKEDGGPIRSGRTHTMFVGNCGTVSAGLDVLPDALLDDGVLDVLMVRSLEGWDGVRVTRWLHRANNPVARFSKGRRTRGRRVQPSAVETAGSAGGALRYLRVRRIDVTVSPPAEFQADGDGIGLVSAARLTVDPGALIVRLPATAVRSGRLRP from the coding sequence ATGACGCGAGGCAGCACCCCGCCGCACGCTGCGGTGATCTACAACCCGACGCGCATCCAGCTCGAGCGCGTGACGAGGCTCGTCGACGCCGCAGCCGCCGAGGCCGGCTGGGGCCCGACCAGCTGGATCCCGACCCGCGAGCGGTCGACCGCGGTCGACCAGGTCGCGGAGGCGCTCGGGGGCGGTGCGGCGCTCGTGATCGCCGCCGGCGGTGACGGGACGGTCCGCGAGGTGGCCGGGGCGATGCGTCACACCCGGACGCCGTTCGCCGTCGTCCCCGTCGGTACCGCGAACCTCTTCGCGCGGAACGCCGGGATCCCGATCGACACGGTCGCCGCGGTGCGGGCCGCGTTCATCGGCGAGGACCGCAGCGTCGACGTCGGCCTGATCGAGTACCGGAACCCCGAGGGCGTCCGGCGCAGCACCCCGTTCCTCGTCATGTCGGGCTTCGGTGTCGACGCGGACATGGTGGCCCACGCCGACCCGGTGCTCAAGCGCCGCTTCGGCTGGATCGCCTACGTCGTCCCGATCATCCGCGGACTCTTCCGGCGCGATCGGCCCCGCGTCTCCTGGAAGGAGGACGGCGGACCGATCCGGAGCGGACGGACGCACACGATGTTCGTCGGGAACTGCGGCACCGTCTCAGCGGGCCTCGACGTCCTGCCCGACGCACTCCTGGACGACGGTGTGCTCGACGTCCTCATGGTGCGCTCCCTCGAAGGGTGGGACGGGGTCCGCGTCACGCGCTGGCTGCACCGCGCGAACAATCCCGTCGCCCGGTTCTCCAAGGGCAGACGGACGCGGGGCCGCCGCGTGCAGCCGAGTGCCGTCGAGACGGCCGGTTCCGCCGGAGGTGCGCTCCGCTACCTGCGGGTGCGCCGTATCGACGTGACGGTCTCACCGCCCGCCGAGTTCCAGGCGGACGGCGACGGGATCGGCCTGGTCTCTGCGGCCCGGCTGACCGTCGACCCTGGTGCACTCATCGTCCGGCTGCCGGCGACTGCGGTGCGATCGGGACGGCTCCGGCCCTGA
- a CDS encoding TetR/AcrR family transcriptional regulator has product MPVSRRVSRAQQMSDRILDAALDLMRSRGSVAVNIEAVAETTGVAKTTIYRRYRNRSELLTAAVARAMETPVEIPENLSTYDTFTWLLHEARAMIEDVVGRGTIASILLQDDPEFSTLLRDLTRNRARALSNLVDERISTGDLKPGLDGRLVATLLLGAVLGQLVRGADMDDDWAEQVLSVLWPALAA; this is encoded by the coding sequence GTGCCCGTCTCCCGACGCGTCTCCCGCGCTCAGCAGATGAGCGACCGCATCCTCGACGCAGCCCTCGACCTCATGCGCTCGCGCGGCTCGGTCGCCGTCAACATCGAGGCGGTCGCGGAGACCACCGGCGTGGCGAAGACGACGATCTATCGGCGGTACCGCAACCGCTCGGAGCTGCTCACGGCGGCCGTCGCCCGCGCCATGGAGACTCCGGTCGAGATCCCCGAGAACCTCTCGACCTACGACACCTTCACCTGGCTGCTCCACGAAGCCCGGGCGATGATCGAGGACGTGGTGGGCCGGGGCACGATCGCGTCGATCCTGCTCCAGGACGACCCCGAGTTCTCGACGCTGCTCCGCGACCTCACGAGGAACCGGGCGCGCGCGCTGTCCAACCTGGTCGACGAACGGATCTCCACCGGCGATCTGAAGCCCGGACTCGACGGCCGGCTCGTCGCGACCCTGCTCCTCGGCGCGGTCCTCGGACAGCTCGTCCGCGGCGCCGACATGGACGACGACTGGGCGGAACAGGTCCTGTCCGTCCTCTGGCCGGCACTGGCCGCATGA
- a CDS encoding spermidine synthase, whose product MPLFSRSRRLPFGGRDARITLLDKRTLRYELSVDDIPQSVVSLVDPRSLEYPYIRHIARVIDAEAPAGEELFVVHLGAGALTLPRYVQATRPGSPQLVVEFEPELFTGMLEALPLPDGHRVEVRFGDARAVADELIDEAATTGADVTAWRDAKVTVVDLWDAAVIHRRVASLEFYRRVAARSADDGVIAVNLLDGSPFDYSRRQAATLRAVFAHVAVVLDFDPVDDEGPLGNVVVFASDAPLAAVTHPQLFGAPAPEQLHGDALTAWIDGATIMTDADGEDSPDPDDPRWD is encoded by the coding sequence GTGCCTCTGTTCTCCCGTTCCCGCCGACTGCCGTTCGGCGGCCGCGACGCCCGGATCACCCTCCTCGACAAGCGGACACTGCGCTACGAACTCAGCGTCGACGACATCCCGCAGTCGGTGGTCTCCCTCGTGGATCCCCGCTCGCTCGAGTACCCGTACATCCGGCACATCGCACGAGTGATCGACGCCGAGGCCCCGGCGGGCGAGGAGCTCTTCGTCGTCCACCTCGGAGCCGGAGCGCTGACGCTCCCCCGCTACGTCCAGGCGACGCGTCCGGGATCGCCGCAGCTCGTCGTCGAGTTTGAACCGGAGCTGTTCACCGGGATGCTGGAGGCGCTGCCGCTCCCGGACGGTCATCGGGTCGAGGTCCGCTTCGGTGACGCCAGGGCCGTCGCGGACGAGCTGATCGACGAAGCCGCCACCACCGGCGCGGACGTCACAGCGTGGCGGGACGCGAAGGTGACCGTCGTCGACCTCTGGGATGCGGCGGTGATCCACCGTCGGGTCGCGAGCCTCGAGTTCTACCGCCGCGTGGCGGCGCGCTCGGCGGACGACGGCGTGATCGCGGTGAACCTGCTCGACGGCAGCCCGTTCGACTACTCGCGACGCCAGGCGGCGACGCTGCGAGCCGTGTTCGCCCACGTCGCCGTCGTCCTCGACTTCGATCCGGTCGACGACGAGGGGCCGCTCGGCAACGTCGTCGTCTTCGCGAGCGACGCACCGCTCGCGGCCGTGACGCACCCGCAGCTCTTCGGCGCTCCCGCCCCCGAGCAGCTACACGGTGACGCCCTGACGGCCTGGATCGACGGCGCGACGATCATGACCGACGCCGACGGCGAGGACTCCCCCGACCCGGACGACCCTCGCTGGGACTGA
- a CDS encoding ABC-F family ATP-binding cassette domain-containing protein produces MAHLLGAEALHLEYPTKVVFDGITIGVNEGDRIGIVGRNGDGKSTLLGLLAGRKEPDSGRVTVRNGVTVGVLDQSDTLDHDKTVGQTIVGGFDEHEWAGDPKVRDVISGLASDIAWDALVADLSGGQRRRVALAALLVGDHDILFLDEPTNHLDVEGITWLAQHLNRRWSKNSGGLLVVTHDRWFLDAICTATWEVHDRVVEPFEGGYAAYVLQRVERDRSAAVSEAKRQNLMKKELAWLRRGAPARTAKPKFRIEAANALIADEPPVRNTVELAGMATARLGKDVVDILDVTVSYGDRTIIKDVEWRIAPGERTGILGVNGAGKSTLLGLVTGEVEATEGRVKRGKTVQVATLTQQLDELAEYEQDRVSDVIGRKRTSYVAGGKEMTPGQLLERLGFTSAQLSTPVKDLSGGQRRRLQLLLILLDEPNVLVLDEPTNDLDTDMLAAMEDLLDSWPGTLLVVSHDRYFLERVTDQQYAIMDGHFRHLPGGIDQYLELNAGTAGSRSQEHDRPTASGGGPTKKTPKLSGAELRNAQQEIKAIDRKLHKLNGQIEQAHEKVAVHDQSDFAGITALGAKIQAMYGEIADLEVRWLELSELVE; encoded by the coding sequence ATGGCACACCTTCTCGGCGCTGAAGCGCTCCACCTCGAGTACCCGACCAAGGTCGTCTTCGACGGCATCACGATCGGGGTGAACGAGGGCGACCGCATCGGCATCGTCGGCCGCAACGGCGACGGCAAGTCCACGCTCCTCGGCCTCCTCGCCGGCCGCAAGGAGCCCGACTCCGGCCGCGTGACGGTGCGCAACGGCGTCACGGTCGGCGTGCTCGACCAGTCCGACACCCTCGACCACGACAAGACCGTCGGCCAGACCATCGTCGGCGGCTTCGACGAGCACGAGTGGGCGGGCGACCCGAAGGTCCGCGACGTCATCTCCGGCCTCGCCTCCGACATCGCCTGGGACGCCCTCGTCGCCGACCTCAGCGGTGGGCAGCGTCGCCGGGTCGCGCTCGCCGCCCTGCTCGTGGGCGACCACGACATCCTCTTCCTCGACGAGCCCACGAACCACCTCGACGTCGAGGGCATCACCTGGCTCGCGCAGCACCTCAACCGCCGCTGGTCGAAGAACTCCGGCGGCCTGCTCGTCGTGACCCACGACCGGTGGTTCCTCGACGCCATCTGCACGGCCACGTGGGAGGTGCACGACCGCGTCGTCGAACCCTTCGAAGGCGGGTACGCGGCCTACGTCCTGCAGCGCGTCGAGCGCGATCGCTCCGCCGCGGTCTCCGAGGCCAAGCGCCAGAACCTCATGAAGAAGGAGCTCGCCTGGCTGCGCCGCGGCGCTCCCGCCCGGACGGCCAAGCCGAAGTTCCGGATCGAGGCCGCCAACGCGCTCATCGCCGACGAGCCGCCCGTGCGCAACACGGTCGAGCTGGCCGGCATGGCGACCGCCCGCCTGGGCAAGGACGTCGTCGACATCCTCGACGTCACCGTGTCCTACGGCGACCGGACAATCATCAAGGACGTCGAGTGGCGCATCGCCCCGGGCGAGCGCACCGGCATCCTCGGCGTGAACGGCGCCGGCAAGTCCACCCTGCTCGGGCTCGTCACGGGCGAGGTCGAAGCGACCGAGGGTCGTGTCAAGCGTGGCAAGACCGTCCAGGTCGCGACACTCACGCAACAGCTCGACGAGCTCGCCGAGTACGAGCAGGACCGCGTGAGCGACGTCATCGGGCGGAAGCGCACGAGCTACGTCGCCGGTGGCAAGGAGATGACCCCGGGGCAGCTGCTCGAACGCCTCGGCTTCACGAGCGCTCAGCTCTCCACCCCCGTGAAGGACCTCTCGGGTGGTCAGCGCCGCCGCCTGCAGCTCCTGCTCATCCTCCTCGACGAGCCGAACGTCCTCGTGCTCGACGAACCGACCAACGACCTCGACACCGACATGCTCGCCGCCATGGAGGACCTCCTCGACTCGTGGCCGGGCACGCTGCTCGTCGTCTCGCACGACCGGTACTTCCTCGAGCGGGTGACCGACCAGCAGTACGCGATCATGGACGGCCACTTCCGGCACCTGCCCGGCGGCATCGACCAGTACCTGGAGCTCAACGCCGGGACGGCCGGCAGTCGCTCGCAGGAGCACGACCGACCGACGGCCTCCGGCGGCGGCCCGACCAAGAAGACGCCGAAGCTGAGCGGTGCGGAGCTCCGGAACGCGCAGCAGGAGATCAAGGCGATCGACCGCAAGCTCCACAAGCTCAACGGCCAGATCGAGCAGGCCCACGAGAAGGTCGCGGTCCACGACCAGAGCGACTTCGCCGGGATCACCGCGCTCGGTGCCAAGATCCAGGCCATGTACGGCGAGATCGCCGACCTCGAAGTCCGCTGGCTGGAGCTCTCCGAGCTCGTCGAGTAG
- a CDS encoding MetQ/NlpA family ABC transporter substrate-binding protein, protein MTFSKKLLAGLAIIPALALLAGCAGGAGSGAAAEDKGTEANPVKIGVVGASDPYWETYKEAAEKEGIFVDIVDFGEYTQPNPALTEGEIDLNQFQHIVYLAQYNEASGEDLTPIGSTAIYPLGLYSTKVDSVKDIKKGDTIAIPNDESNQARALLVLQSAGLLELKDGGNIFSTPDDIIADKSKVTVTSLEASLTPTSLPDVTGAIINNDFINDSGLKASDAIAEDDPSDPNALPYVNIFAAKAADADNETYAKLVKIYQDTKSVVDGVVENSGGTAVPLKTPVKDLVKSLETVQKDIKAKG, encoded by the coding sequence ATGACCTTCTCGAAGAAGCTTCTGGCCGGACTGGCCATCATCCCCGCCCTCGCGCTCCTCGCCGGATGCGCCGGCGGCGCAGGCTCAGGCGCCGCCGCCGAAGACAAGGGCACCGAGGCGAACCCCGTCAAGATCGGTGTCGTCGGCGCGAGCGACCCCTACTGGGAGACGTACAAGGAGGCCGCCGAGAAGGAGGGCATCTTCGTCGACATCGTCGACTTCGGCGAGTACACGCAGCCGAACCCGGCGCTCACCGAGGGCGAGATCGACCTCAACCAGTTCCAGCACATCGTCTACCTCGCGCAGTACAACGAGGCCTCCGGTGAGGACCTCACGCCCATCGGCTCGACGGCGATCTACCCCCTCGGCCTCTACTCCACTAAGGTCGACAGCGTCAAGGACATCAAGAAGGGCGACACGATCGCCATCCCGAACGACGAGAGCAACCAGGCTCGTGCGCTCCTCGTCCTGCAGTCCGCAGGCCTGCTGGAGCTGAAGGACGGCGGCAACATCTTCTCGACGCCCGACGACATCATCGCCGACAAGTCGAAGGTCACCGTCACCTCGCTCGAGGCCTCACTGACGCCGACCTCGCTGCCCGACGTCACCGGCGCGATCATCAACAACGACTTCATCAACGACTCCGGTCTGAAGGCGTCCGACGCGATCGCGGAGGACGACCCGTCCGACCCGAACGCGCTGCCGTACGTCAACATCTTCGCCGCGAAGGCCGCCGACGCCGACAACGAGACGTACGCGAAGCTCGTGAAGATCTACCAGGACACGAAGTCCGTCGTCGACGGCGTCGTGGAGAACTCCGGCGGTACCGCGGTTCCGCTCAAGACCCCGGTCAAGGACCTCGTGAAGTCGCTCGAGACCGTCCAGAAGGACATCAAGGCCAAGGGCTGA
- a CDS encoding methionine ABC transporter ATP-binding protein, with product MPLVSLRDVAKRYPSPQKGAAPIAAIDGVDLDIEAGDVFGIIGYSGAGKSTLVRLINALEPATSGSIVVDGTEVTTLSERGLRDLRLGIGMIFQQFNLFNSKSVRKNIAYPLEVAGRPRAEIRTRVEELLKFVGLADKADNYPDQLSGGQKQRVGIARALATSPRILLADEATSALDPETTQEVLALLKQVNRDLGVTIVVITHEMEVIQSLATKVAVMERGKVIEQGDVFEVFSDPQHAASKRFVSTVIKGVPSPAELSVLKERHVGRIVTLSFRDGDASQAGVFLTLAQAGVDFELVYGGINDIQGRAFGHLTLALRGDDQTIDGALTAIGSQATVTEVR from the coding sequence ATGCCACTCGTCAGCCTCCGAGACGTCGCCAAGCGCTATCCGTCTCCGCAGAAGGGCGCCGCGCCGATCGCCGCGATCGACGGCGTCGACCTCGACATCGAGGCCGGTGACGTCTTCGGGATCATCGGCTACTCGGGAGCCGGGAAGTCGACGCTCGTCCGCCTCATCAACGCGCTCGAGCCCGCGACGTCGGGGAGCATCGTCGTCGACGGCACCGAGGTGACGACGCTCTCGGAGCGCGGCCTCCGCGACCTCCGACTCGGCATCGGGATGATCTTCCAGCAGTTCAACCTCTTCAACTCCAAGTCTGTGCGGAAGAACATCGCGTACCCGCTCGAGGTCGCCGGACGCCCCCGCGCGGAGATCCGCACCCGCGTCGAGGAGCTGCTGAAATTCGTCGGGCTGGCCGACAAGGCCGACAACTACCCCGACCAGCTCTCCGGCGGACAGAAGCAGCGCGTCGGCATCGCTCGCGCGCTCGCGACCTCGCCCCGGATCCTGCTCGCGGACGAGGCGACGAGCGCCCTCGACCCCGAGACCACGCAGGAGGTCCTCGCGCTGCTCAAGCAGGTGAACCGCGATCTCGGCGTGACCATCGTCGTGATCACCCACGAGATGGAGGTGATCCAGTCGCTCGCGACGAAGGTCGCCGTCATGGAGCGCGGCAAGGTCATCGAACAGGGCGACGTCTTCGAGGTGTTCTCCGACCCGCAGCACGCCGCGTCCAAGCGCTTCGTGTCGACGGTCATCAAGGGCGTCCCGTCACCGGCCGAGCTGTCGGTGCTCAAGGAACGACACGTCGGGCGCATCGTCACCCTGTCCTTCCGCGACGGCGACGCCTCGCAGGCGGGCGTCTTCCTCACGCTCGCGCAGGCGGGCGTCGACTTCGAGCTCGTGTACGGCGGGATCAACGACATCCAGGGTCGCGCGTTCGGCCACCTGACGCTCGCCCTCCGCGGCGACGACCAGACGATCGACGGAGCGCTGACCGCCATCGGATCCCAGGCGACCGTGACGGAGGTGCGCTGA
- a CDS encoding methionine ABC transporter permease — protein MDALIDLLPKLGDATVETLYLVSFSLLFGGIAGLVVGTGLYVTRPGNLYSHPVLYGVLNVIVNIFRPIPFIIFLAAAQPLSRLVIGTGIGANAFIFIISLAATFGISRIVEQNLLTVSPGVIEASRAAGASRLRTLLSIVLPEALGPLILGYTFVFVVIVDMSAVAGFIGGGGLGAFAIQYGFRQFEPVVTWAAVIIIILLVQLIQFFGNWLARKILRR, from the coding sequence ATGGACGCACTGATCGATCTGCTCCCGAAGCTCGGCGACGCGACCGTCGAGACCCTCTACCTCGTCTCCTTCAGCCTGCTCTTCGGTGGGATCGCCGGACTCGTCGTCGGCACCGGGCTCTACGTGACGCGGCCCGGCAACCTGTACTCGCACCCGGTGCTCTACGGCGTGCTCAACGTGATCGTGAACATCTTCCGGCCGATCCCGTTCATCATCTTCCTCGCGGCCGCCCAGCCGCTCTCACGACTCGTGATCGGCACCGGCATCGGTGCGAACGCCTTCATCTTCATCATCTCCCTGGCGGCGACCTTCGGCATCAGCCGCATCGTCGAGCAGAACCTGCTGACCGTGTCGCCCGGTGTCATCGAGGCCTCGCGTGCCGCGGGAGCGAGCCGGCTCCGGACGCTGCTGAGCATCGTCCTCCCGGAGGCGCTCGGTCCGCTGATCCTCGGCTACACCTTCGTGTTCGTGGTCATCGTCGACATGTCGGCGGTCGCGGGCTTCATCGGCGGCGGTGGGCTCGGTGCCTTCGCCATCCAGTACGGCTTCCGCCAGTTCGAGCCGGTCGTCACGTGGGCCGCGGTGATCATCATCATCCTGCTCGTGCAGCTCATCCAGTTCTTCGGCAACTGGCTGGCCCGGAAGATCCTCCGCCGCTAG
- a CDS encoding MarR family winged helix-turn-helix transcriptional regulator, protein MPASTDEVDRIVDAWNRERPDLDFSPLQILSRVARLSRHLDRARRAAFTRSNLEPWEFDVLAALRRAGSPYRLSPKALLLQTLVSSGTMTNRIDRLVERGLVERQGDPNDGRGILVQMTNAGLNTVDAAITRLVDAEADLLDGLSSTEQARLTVLLRKLSLDFD, encoded by the coding sequence ATGCCAGCTAGCACCGATGAGGTCGACCGGATCGTCGACGCCTGGAACCGCGAGCGCCCGGACCTCGACTTCTCGCCCCTCCAGATCCTCTCCCGTGTCGCCCGGCTGTCACGCCACCTCGACCGTGCGCGGCGGGCGGCCTTCACCCGGTCGAACCTGGAGCCGTGGGAGTTCGACGTCCTCGCGGCGCTCCGTCGCGCCGGCTCCCCCTACCGGCTGAGTCCGAAGGCCCTCCTGCTCCAGACGCTCGTCTCGAGCGGCACGATGACGAACCGCATCGACCGCCTCGTCGAGCGCGGACTCGTCGAACGCCAGGGCGACCCCAACGACGGCCGCGGCATCCTCGTGCAGATGACGAACGCGGGACTCAACACGGTCGACGCGGCCATCACGCGCCTCGTCGACGCCGAGGCGGACCTGCTCGACGGGCTGAGCTCGACCGAACAGGCCCGACTGACCGTCCTCCTGCGGAAGCTCAGCCTCGACTTCGACTAG
- the glmU gene encoding bifunctional UDP-N-acetylglucosamine diphosphorylase/glucosamine-1-phosphate N-acetyltransferase GlmU: MTDDRLAIIILAAGQGTRMKSALPKLLHPLGGVPIVGHVLATARSLDAGHVIAVVRHERDRLVEAIESELPGATIVDQDEVPGTGRAVEQALLALPDDFDGDVLVVNGDVPLLNAATLTTLIERHRNHDVAATILSAMPDDATSYGRIIRTEAGALDYIVEQKDATDAERAVNEINAGVYLFGVSQLRDALAEVTTDNAQGEKYLTDVIGLLRRAGSEVSALPVSDSWLVEGINDRAQLSAAAAKLNALLVRAWQLAGVTVQDPATTWIDIKARLHADVTLLPGTQILGATVVESGATIGPDTTLIDTEVGAGARVRRTDATLSVIGAGAEVGPFAYLRPGTVLGERGKIGTFVETKNAQIGEGSKVPHLSYIGDTEIGVESNVGAGTITSNYDGVHKHRTTIGSHVRTGAHNTLVAPVSVGDGAYSGAGTVIRKDVPAGALALTVAQQRNVEGWVEQKRPGTAAATAAGAASAAPTADAVSDDAAAAGNVDS; the protein is encoded by the coding sequence GTGACCGACGACCGTCTGGCCATCATCATCCTGGCCGCTGGCCAGGGAACCCGCATGAAGTCGGCGCTGCCGAAACTCCTGCACCCACTCGGCGGCGTGCCGATCGTCGGGCACGTGCTGGCGACCGCCCGCTCGCTCGACGCCGGGCACGTCATCGCCGTGGTCCGCCACGAGCGCGACCGCCTCGTCGAGGCCATCGAGTCGGAGCTCCCCGGTGCGACCATCGTCGACCAGGACGAGGTGCCCGGCACCGGTCGCGCGGTGGAGCAGGCGCTCCTGGCACTGCCCGACGACTTCGACGGCGACGTCCTCGTGGTCAACGGCGACGTCCCGCTGCTGAACGCGGCCACGCTCACCACGCTCATCGAACGCCACCGCAACCACGACGTCGCGGCGACGATCCTCTCGGCCATGCCCGACGACGCGACCAGCTACGGACGCATCATCCGCACCGAGGCCGGCGCCCTCGACTACATCGTCGAGCAGAAGGACGCGACCGACGCCGAGCGGGCCGTGAACGAGATCAACGCCGGCGTGTACCTCTTCGGTGTGAGCCAGCTCCGCGACGCGCTCGCCGAGGTCACCACCGACAACGCCCAGGGGGAGAAATACCTCACGGACGTCATCGGCCTCCTGCGACGCGCGGGCTCCGAGGTCTCTGCGCTCCCCGTGAGCGACTCCTGGCTGGTCGAGGGCATCAACGACCGCGCCCAGCTGAGCGCCGCCGCGGCCAAACTGAACGCCCTCCTCGTGCGCGCCTGGCAGCTCGCCGGCGTGACCGTCCAGGACCCGGCCACGACGTGGATCGACATCAAGGCGCGGCTGCACGCCGACGTCACTCTGCTTCCCGGGACGCAGATCCTCGGCGCGACGGTCGTCGAGTCCGGTGCGACGATCGGTCCGGACACCACGCTCATCGACACCGAGGTCGGCGCTGGCGCGCGCGTCCGCCGCACGGACGCGACGCTGTCGGTCATCGGTGCCGGCGCCGAGGTCGGGCCGTTCGCCTACCTGCGACCCGGCACGGTGCTCGGCGAGCGCGGCAAGATCGGCACCTTCGTGGAGACGAAGAACGCGCAGATCGGCGAGGGCAGCAAGGTCCCGCACCTCAGCTACATCGGCGACACCGAGATCGGCGTCGAGTCGAACGTCGGTGCCGGCACGATCACCTCGAACTACGACGGCGTGCACAAGCACCGCACGACCATCGGATCGCACGTCCGCACCGGCGCGCACAACACGCTCGTCGCCCCGGTCAGTGTCGGGGACGGTGCCTACTCCGGCGCCGGCACCGTCATCCGCAAGGACGTCCCGGCGGGTGCGCTCGCCCTGACGGTCGCGCAGCAGCGGAACGTCGAGGGCTGGGTCGAGCAGAAGCGCCCGGGCACGGCGGCTGCGACGGCAGCCGGCGCCGCCTCGGCAGCACCGACCGCGGATGCCGTGTCGGACGACGCGGCTGCGGCTGGTAACGTCGACTCGTGA
- a CDS encoding ribose-phosphate diphosphokinase: MSGITADNKKQLVLVSGRAHPELAEAIAAELDSELLPTDARTFANGEIYARYDESIRGTDVFVIQSHTAPINEWLMEQLIMVDAAKRASAKRITVVAPFYPYARQDKKGRGREPISARLVADLFKAAGADRIMSVDLHAAQIQGFFDGPVDHLFAMPVLLEHFRAKLDPSTLTVVSPDMGRVRVADIWSDKLGAPLAIIHKRRDPLVPNQVSVHEIVGQVEGRVCLLVDDLIDTGRTIVKAAEALKNAGAIGVVVAATHAVFSDPAVELLQSDAIDSVVVTDTLPVDEAKRFDKLTVLSIAPLIARAIHEVFDDGSVTSMFDGAA; encoded by the coding sequence GTGTCAGGCATCACGGCGGACAACAAGAAGCAGCTGGTCCTCGTCTCCGGACGAGCCCACCCGGAGCTCGCCGAGGCGATCGCGGCGGAGCTCGACTCCGAGCTCCTCCCCACCGATGCCAGGACCTTCGCCAACGGCGAGATCTACGCCCGGTACGACGAGAGCATCCGCGGCACCGACGTCTTCGTCATCCAGTCGCACACCGCTCCGATCAACGAGTGGCTCATGGAGCAGCTCATCATGGTCGACGCGGCCAAGCGCGCGAGTGCCAAGCGCATCACCGTGGTCGCCCCGTTCTACCCGTACGCGCGCCAGGACAAGAAGGGTCGCGGACGCGAGCCCATCTCCGCCCGCCTCGTCGCCGACCTCTTCAAGGCCGCCGGTGCCGACCGCATCATGTCGGTCGACCTCCACGCCGCGCAGATCCAGGGCTTCTTCGACGGTCCCGTCGACCACCTCTTCGCCATGCCGGTCCTCCTCGAGCACTTCCGCGCGAAGCTCGACCCGTCGACGCTGACGGTCGTCTCGCCCGACATGGGCCGCGTCCGCGTGGCCGACATCTGGAGCGACAAGCTCGGCGCACCGCTCGCCATCATCCACAAGCGCCGCGACCCGCTGGTCCCCAACCAGGTCAGCGTCCACGAGATCGTCGGCCAGGTCGAGGGCCGGGTCTGCCTGCTCGTCGACGACCTGATCGACACCGGACGCACGATCGTCAAGGCTGCCGAGGCCCTCAAGAACGCCGGCGCGATCGGCGTCGTCGTCGCGGCCACCCACGCGGTGTTCTCCGACCCGGCGGTGGAGCTCCTGCAGAGCGACGCCATCGACTCGGTCGTCGTCACCGACACCCTCCCGGTCGACGAGGCCAAGCGCTTCGACAAGCTGACCGTCCTCTCGATCGCGCCGCTTATCGCCCGTGCGATCCACGAGGTCTTCGACGACGGCTCCGTGACGAGCATGTTCGACGGCGCCGCGTAG